A window of the Brassica napus cultivar Da-Ae chromosome C5, Da-Ae, whole genome shotgun sequence genome harbors these coding sequences:
- the LOC106437498 gene encoding ribose-phosphate pyrophosphokinase 2, chloroplastic, with amino-acid sequence MASMALTSPPGVKIPSYMAASSSSSLFSRSSISFRTVESRSRICVSSSAKCNLNGNARIPIINETTLPKYFDSSRLEKSASRANTKLKLFSGTANPALSQEIAWYMGLELGKISIKRFADGEVYVQLKESVRGCDVFLVQPTCTPTNENLMELLIMVDACRRASAKKVTAVIPYFGYARADRKTQGRESIAAKLVANLITEAGADRVLACDLHSGQSMGYFDIPVDHVYCQPVILDYLASKSISSKDLVVVSPDVGGVARARAFAKKLSDAPLAIVDKRRHGHNVAEVMNLIGDVKGKVAVMVDDMIDTAGTIVKGAALLHEEGAREVYACCTHAVFSPPAIERLSSGLLQEVIVTNTLPVAEKNYFPQLTILSVANLLGETIWRVHDDSSVSSIFL; translated from the exons ATGGCGTCGATGGCACTGACTTCTCCTCCCGGCGTTAAGATTCCTTCTTACATGGCAGCCTCCTCGTCTTCGTCTCTCTTCTCCCGCTCCTCGATTTCATTCAGGACCGTTGAATCTCGCTCCCGTATCTGCGTTTCCAGTTCCGCG aaatGCAATTTGAACGGGAACGCTCGTATCCCAATCATCAATGAGACGACACTTCCAAAGTACTTTGATTCTTCCCGGTTGGAGAAATCGGCCAGTAGAGCCAATACCAAGCTCAAGTTGTTCTCTGGCACTGCCAATCCAGCGctttctcag GAAATCGCTTGGTATATGGGCTTGGAGCTTGGGAAGATCAGCATAAAGAGGTTTGCTGATGGAGAGGTCTACGTTCAGCTGAAAGAAAGCGTTAGAGGCTGTGATGTCTTCTTGGTGCAGCCTACTTGCACTCCAACTAATGAGAATCTCATGGAGCTTTTGATCATGGTGGATGCTTGCAGAAGAGCGTCCGCTAAGAAAGTCACAGCTGTGATTCCTTATTTTGGATACGCGAGAGCTGACAGAAAG ACACAAGGGCGTGAATCCATTGCTGCCAAACTGGTGGCGAACCTTATAACAGAAGCTGGTGCGGATCGGGTTCTTGCATGTGATCTTCATTCAGGACAGTCCATGGGTTATTTCGACATACCCGTGGATCATGTCTATTGCCAG CCTGTGATACTTGATTACCTTGCTAGCAAGTCGATTTCCTCAAAGGATTTGGTTGTGGTTTCTCCTGATGTTGGTGGAGTAGCAAGGGCACGTGCTTTTGCTAAGAAGTTATCTGATGCTCCACTCGCTATTGTTGATAAAAGGCGCCACGGCCACAATGTTGCCGAG GTCATGAACCTAATCGGTGATGTTAAAGGCAAAGTTGCTGTAATGGTAGATGACATGATTGATACCGCTG GAACCATTGTGAAAGGAGCAGCTCTTCTACATGAGGAGGGTGCTCGTGAGGTTTACGCTTGCTGCACGCATGCGGTTTTCAG TCCGCCAGCGATAGAGCGGTTATCGAGCGGTTTGCTGCAAGAAGTGATAGTGACGAATACTTTACCGGTAGCGGAGAAGAATTACTTCCCGCAGCTAACGATATTATCGGTGGCTAATCTTCTGGGTGAGACCATTTGGCGTGTCCATGATGATAGCTCCGTTAGCAGCATTTTTCtttga
- the LOC106443350 gene encoding tobamovirus multiplication protein 2B translates to MATASENARGGDKTAKAVVADQISQAVNSTANLLHLMRQSSSAQAQLAKLPKNLLAKASLTKATGQSLAQLPQVISSLDAHIESGLNSGVHLNTVTQLLENMESTQLRALRQSNLSPVVDNNQSPEQS, encoded by the exons ATGGCGACGGCATCGGAGAACGCAAGAGGAGGTGACAAAACGGCGAAGGCAGTCGTCGCCGATCAGATATCGCAGGCTGTTAATTCTACTGCTAACCTTCTCCATCTGATGCGTCAATCGTCTTCTGCTCAG GCCCAGTTGGCAAAGCTCCCAAAGAATCTTTTGGCCAAAGCTTCTTTAACTAAGGCCACTGGACAA TCGTTGGCGCAGCTTCCTCAAGTGATTTCATCTCTGGATGCCCATATAGAAAGCGGCTTGAACAG TGGCGTTCATTTAAACACAGTAACCCAGTTACTTGAAAACATGGAAAGCACGCAGCTTCGTGCTCTTCGACAATCTAACTTATCCCCTGTGGTG GACAACAATCAATCTCCAGAGCAGAGTTAA